The Malus sylvestris chromosome 14, drMalSylv7.2, whole genome shotgun sequence genome segment GTTAACAAAACTCAACCATCCTAGCTCTCTCTCTAGTCTCGATCCATCTCCTCATCTCCTCCGCCATACCGGAAATGGCGACTACCCTACTCCCGGAGACCGCCCAAAAGCTCCTATCCCAAGAAACCCTCCGCTCCGCCGCCAAACAATCCCAGCGCTGCCTCACAACCCCCGTCCGCCTCCGCCGCGCCATAAAAAAATACCTCCGAGGTACAACTGTGCATCTCTATTATCTGTGTAAATTTAGCAAATttaatttctgggttttgggatTTTAGAGCAGGATGAGCCCCACATGAAGAGGAAGGTCCTGAGGCTATCGGAATCCTTCAGCCAAATCAAGGATGTGAACTCGCAGCTTGTTACGGCGACTTCGCAGCAACTCGTTGAGGACCCTTTGCGGTCTGTGGACCAATCCCAGCGGTGGAAGATCAAGAGCTCATACGGTGACATCGGCCTCAGCTACAGAGACGATGAGACCATTGCTTATGTTGCTTCCAGAATGCCTGCTGTCTTCTCTGCCTGTCACAGAGTGCTCAAGGAGGTATGAATTGGGGAATTTTTTTGTATCTGGGTAGTTTTCTATGGTTTCAAATTATGCGTATTGGTGCTGTATTTGGTTGCTAGCTGAGAAAATGGTGGAAaggagagaaatttattttcaatttttgctaGAAATGAGCTTCTTAGCTTGAACTTGATACGGTATTGTTTATTTTTAGGTTCTTAGCTTGAATTTGATTAGGGTTGTTCTGaagttttggttttttgtgtAATAATTTGGTGAAATTTCTGTATTTTCTGCTTTACAGGTTCGAAGAAGGCTACCTGAGTTATCTCCAGCTAAAGTATTGGATTTTGGTGCTGGCACGGGTTCAGCTTTCTGGTGAAAAGCTCATTCGGTGTTATCTTTTTGTTGTTAACCATGTGAGACTGTGAATTTGGTTGTAATGTGACTCGAATGCTATAGGGCACTACGAGAAGTCTGGCCGAATTCCTTGGAGAAAGTTAATTTAGTGGAGCCATCCCAATCAATGCAGCGGGCAGGGCAGAAGCTTATACAAGGTTCTCAACGATTTGAATACTCAAACTGTTCAATCGATATTATTTTGTCAAGATTATTTGTATAATAATTATTTCAAAGATAAATTGTCTACAACAGATAGAACTGCAGTTGTTAAAGAACCAATCTACTAAAACCTGCCGATTGCAATGTTTCATGCATTATCAAAGAGTGCCATAGAGCTCAATGAAAAATCTGACCACTTTATGTCATGGTTATTTCAGGTCAGAAGAACTTGCCACTTATTCATAGTTATGATAGCCTCCAGTCGTTGACTAAAAGTATCAACAAGTCAGAGAGAGAACATGACCTTGTAATTGCTGTAAGTTCTATAAATTTCAAACTTCATGTTTGCCTTGGAATGTTAGATACAAACAATAACTTCTGTTTGTTCTTTTTTGCAACGGAAGTCCTATGTGCTTGGAGAGATACCATCACTCAAGGATCGAATTACTATAGTACGCCAGCTCTGGGATCTTACACGGGATGTCCTGGTATGCTTTCCTTCTACGGACGGATGAGTTTTGTGTTTCACTATGATTTCatgacaaaacaattttgtatgATCTTATGCCCTGGTTTATGCCATTAACTAAGAGGCAAGTATTATGTAGTTTATGCTCTTCTGACAATCGATTTCGTAAAGGGGCTAAAGAAAGAATTACTGATAATCGTATCACTATCCCTTTTATAATCATTATCATGGCAGTTTTTAGTTTGGAATTTTCCAATTTTCAGCCTAATATTTTTACCCTTagattttcttaaaattttccTAGGTTTTGATTGAACCTGGAACACCACAAGGATCTAGTATCATATCTCAGATGCGCTCGCATATATTATGGATGGAAAAAAGGGTAAgttgtttttcttgttatttGTTCTTTGAGATGACTTTTGAGTTAAGATGCTTGTTCAAGTTATGTACTGGCATTGCATCTTTACAATCATTCATAATTGACACACTCATCACTTCTTAGAAATGCCGCAAATCTAAAGATGGAACTGATGAAGCTTCCAAGGACTTGGTGACTCAAAAGAGTGGTGGATTTATAGTTGCGCCGGTGAGTACAAGAGCCCTTTAGCTCATATTTTTCTGTTTCGAAACTAATATGTTGCTTAGCTTCTCTTTTGTTTTCCTAATAGTATGAATtctctcattttattttatagttttCTTGATGTAGTGCTCTCATGATGGACAATGTCCGCTGGAGAAAGCTGGAAAGTATTGTCATTTTGTTCAGCGCTTGGAGAGGACATCTGTTCAGCGTGCATTCAAGGTTCATCCTCAAATCCTTGCACACTTCATTGGATCCAGTTGTCAGTTGGAACCacaactttttcctttttcctttcctGTTACATTATGATTAAAGTACGTGCTTTTTAATTGATATTACGTACCTTGATATTTTTGTAGCGGTCCAAGGGTGGGCAACCATTACGTGGCTTTGAAGATGAGAAATTTAGCTTCGTTGCTTTCAGGCGGGGACAAAGACCACGGTTGgtatttttttgtgtttttgttcaaCATTGTGGATTGTGGGAGCTTTAGTATTCTTCTTAGACAATGGAAGCCTAAAAGTCCATTCTCATAAAGCTATTCAGTGGTTTAGTCAATTTTTAATCGGGTTTAATCTGTCATCGTGTGGTTTTGTTTTGGCTAATTGAGTGTCTTTCTTATTAAACACAACTAACTGTCAATGACCTTAATTAAGTGATCACAGTCAtaaatattttgaatgaagcCAGTCAATAACTTTCTAAATAAAAGATTTCTTGTCCAAATATGTACTTCCGTCACAGTTCGGTTCTTTTTATTCATAAATATACTCGTGTCGTGAATTCTTCTCTGATGGCTGCACTGGTTAATGTGATTAGGGAACCTTGGCCGCTTGATGGTATGAAATTTGAGACTTTAAAGGAGCAACATGCTAAACGCAGTCCAGAAGATCTTGAAATTGACGTTGGTAAGTCTTAAATGACTATCCTTCACTACAAACATCTTGAGAGCCCCCCATATAATGAACTTTGTCTTCAATATATTACGTGATGTATTCAATTAATACTAACATTCTGGCCATTTGTTAACTCTTATTTCTTGGGTTCTAAGAATTTGTGTTTGACCTGGACAGATGAGTTAATTAGCTCGCAGCAAGTTGACCTTGTTCCATTTGAAGAATTGAATCCAGTTAACTATGATTCCGATGTTATGGAACCTGATGTAGTGGATGAAAATAACGAAGATGAGGAAGATGAAACAGGTCATGCTAATCTTGGTGGTGGTTGGGGTAGGATTATCTATATGCCTGTACGAAGGGGCAAGCAGGTTACAATGGATGTTTGTCGATCAACCGAACGAGATGGTTCAGAAGGCGAGCTTCAGAGAGTGGTTGTCACAAAGAGTAAGAACCCTACATTACATCTGCAGGCCCGAAAGGCCATATGGGGAGACTTATGGCCCTTTTGAAGATAAATGTCCATAGTCCTTCACGTTGTAACCGCAATGTATACGGAACTATGATGTTATGTTGCATGTTTATTATTTGATTCTATGTACCGTACTTACCATGGGAACAATACATGAGTAGTCTAGGGTTTGTGCGGGTGAGTGTCCGAGGCCATTAGCTTATTGGTTATTCTTATGACGTGTTTACTTGGAATGAATTGGAATGGGTATTAGAATTATTCCCGTTCCTAACTCCAAATGTGTTGGTAAATACGAGGATATTggaattattttaatttcaagTTTCCATGTGTTTAGTAACGCATGAAAATAAAGAAAGATGTCATTCTCACATTATACAATCACATGATTAGTTGATTGACTTATTCAATTCGTAACTTAATTCATACCAAGTAAGCTTAGCATCATATCAATTTGGCAAACTATAAACGTAAGTGGCAGACAAAtcgtaattaattaactaaccAACCTCCCAatcagattttattttttaataccaTCGGAATAAAATCTAAAGTAGTTCGGAAAGGGATACGAACGGGACCAAAAGAGCACCATTAGCAATAGGTGTAAATGCTTAATTCAATTGATGAACAACAATGTTGATATTGATGGTGCAGTTCACTAGGTCTCTCCGCTGCCTGGAGTACCACCCTTGAATATGTCACGAAAAGAAGCGTATGCAGTTGAGCAAGTTGCACGACAACACTATTTTCGATACTTTTCGACCGAGCAACTCTGCTACTGCAATCTTGAGCAACCTCCATGCTATGCGCCATTGAACCCGTCAACGCTTAAATGTTTTGCACTTAAAACACAACTTGTCTGTGTGTTGTATTGCTGGTTTT includes the following:
- the LOC126599660 gene encoding uncharacterized protein LOC126599660 isoform X1, with protein sequence MATTLLPETAQKLLSQETLRSAAKQSQRCLTTPVRLRRAIKKYLREQDEPHMKRKVLRLSESFSQIKDVNSQLVTATSQQLVEDPLRSVDQSQRWKIKSSYGDIGLSYRDDETIAYVASRMPAVFSACHRVLKEVRRRLPELSPAKVLDFGAGTGSAFWALREVWPNSLEKVNLVEPSQSMQRAGQKLIQGQKNLPLIHSYDSLQSLTKSINKSEREHDLVIASYVLGEIPSLKDRITIVRQLWDLTRDVLVLIEPGTPQGSSIISQMRSHILWMEKRKCRKSKDGTDEASKDLVTQKSGGFIVAPCSHDGQCPLEKAGKYCHFVQRLERTSVQRAFKRSKGGQPLRGFEDEKFSFVAFRRGQRPREPWPLDGMKFETLKEQHAKRSPEDLEIDVDELISSQQVDLVPFEELNPVNYDSDVMEPDVVDENNEDEEDETGHANLGGGWGRIIYMPVRRGKQVTMDVCRSTERDGSEGELQRVVVTKSKNPTLHLQARKAIWGDLWPF
- the LOC126599660 gene encoding uncharacterized protein LOC126599660 isoform X2 produces the protein MKRKVLRLSESFSQIKDVNSQLVTATSQQLVEDPLRSVDQSQRWKIKSSYGDIGLSYRDDETIAYVASRMPAVFSACHRVLKEVRRRLPELSPAKVLDFGAGTGSAFWALREVWPNSLEKVNLVEPSQSMQRAGQKLIQGQKNLPLIHSYDSLQSLTKSINKSEREHDLVIASYVLGEIPSLKDRITIVRQLWDLTRDVLVLIEPGTPQGSSIISQMRSHILWMEKRKCRKSKDGTDEASKDLVTQKSGGFIVAPCSHDGQCPLEKAGKYCHFVQRLERTSVQRAFKRSKGGQPLRGFEDEKFSFVAFRRGQRPREPWPLDGMKFETLKEQHAKRSPEDLEIDVDELISSQQVDLVPFEELNPVNYDSDVMEPDVVDENNEDEEDETGHANLGGGWGRIIYMPVRRGKQVTMDVCRSTERDGSEGELQRVVVTKSKNPTLHLQARKAIWGDLWPF